The following coding sequences lie in one Silvanigrella aquatica genomic window:
- a CDS encoding site-2 protease family protein has translation MNFMYLDSQFSLPKALLLYLGFLIAITMSQAIIAIVAKKRGDVSVQTRQMATLNPLPHIELIGTVIFPFIAIFLNSPVIFGWPKQFNIESRYFKKPKRDVNLVYASGIIINFIIALICMLVLKFMGPFYIAPTADHSSPEILSRIILSSICYLNVVIGALNLLPIPGTPGWYILINSLSYDLSRKLQEKAMLISIGFMVLIISGLFNSYFSLFISLFNVL, from the coding sequence ATGAATTTTATGTATTTAGACTCTCAATTTTCCTTACCTAAAGCTCTTTTATTGTATTTAGGATTTTTAATTGCAATTACAATGTCTCAAGCTATTATTGCGATTGTTGCAAAAAAAAGAGGTGATGTCTCTGTGCAAACAAGACAAATGGCAACCCTCAATCCTTTGCCGCATATTGAATTAATTGGAACAGTCATATTTCCTTTTATAGCAATTTTCTTAAATTCACCCGTCATTTTTGGATGGCCAAAGCAATTTAATATTGAATCTCGCTATTTTAAGAAACCAAAACGAGATGTGAATTTGGTTTATGCTTCAGGAATTATCATTAATTTTATTATTGCTCTTATATGTATGCTTGTTCTTAAATTTATGGGACCATTTTATATTGCACCAACAGCGGATCATTCAAGCCCTGAAATTTTATCAAGAATTATTTTATCGTCTATTTGTTACTTAAATGTTGTAATTGGCGCACTTAATTTACTGCCTATACCTGGAACTCCAGGGTGGTATATTTTAATTAATAGTCTTTCTTATGATTTATCGAGAAAGTTACAAGAAAAAGCAATGCTTATTTCAATTGGATTTATGGTTCTTATTATTTCTGGACTCTTCAATTCTTATTTTTCCTTATTTATTTCTTTGTTTAATGTTCTTTAA
- a CDS encoding site-specific DNA-methyltransferase, producing MSDLFLDFFSKKEIPFNKVLNSVIEGDNLLSLQILSHYYLNKIKLIYIDPPYNTKKKFIYKDNFGSHQNWLEMMRPRLILARSLLKEDGFIFISIDDNELSYLKLLMDEIFGESNFRNCIIVPRGIKNVQAQFDYSNRIAVGHEYVLFYSKKKESKIKKFEVSKPEQIEGKWNNHWRGTDRPNLRYELLGLTPKIGQWRWSKQRSLQAINNYNSLIQEMLNKKINIENKIILQTEIDQWYSDKLSFGKKIDLLRMGKSGKPEHYVPKKNTRLGSDVWLDIGASGSHDLKKQIDNCHFDMPKPVALIKRMIELVTKYNSNDIVLDFFAGSGTTAQAVCELNSYDSGNRSFILMQTPDKIKFKNNEYSTISNLAYQRIKNFLKNQKMDIEVKYLIQSIPNEINSSSTGGGGAFLVSPKPSIIKSI from the coding sequence ATGAGTGATCTTTTTTTAGATTTTTTTTCTAAAAAAGAAATTCCCTTTAATAAGGTTTTAAACTCAGTTATTGAGGGTGATAATCTTCTTTCTCTGCAAATTTTATCTCATTATTATTTGAATAAAATTAAACTCATTTATATTGATCCTCCCTATAATACTAAAAAGAAATTCATATATAAAGATAATTTTGGATCCCATCAAAACTGGCTTGAAATGATGCGCCCTCGATTAATATTGGCGCGCTCTTTGCTAAAAGAAGATGGTTTTATTTTCATCAGTATTGATGACAATGAATTATCTTATTTAAAATTATTAATGGATGAAATTTTTGGAGAAAGTAATTTTCGAAATTGTATTATTGTACCCCGTGGTATCAAAAATGTTCAAGCACAATTTGATTATTCAAATAGAATTGCAGTCGGCCATGAATATGTTCTTTTTTACAGCAAGAAAAAAGAATCTAAAATAAAAAAATTTGAAGTCAGTAAGCCCGAGCAAATAGAAGGAAAGTGGAATAATCACTGGCGCGGCACCGATAGACCCAATTTAAGATATGAATTGCTTGGATTGACTCCTAAAATAGGTCAATGGCGTTGGTCAAAACAAAGAAGTCTCCAAGCAATAAATAACTATAATTCTTTAATACAAGAAATGCTTAATAAAAAAATAAATATTGAAAATAAGATTATTTTGCAAACAGAAATTGATCAGTGGTATAGTGATAAATTATCTTTTGGAAAAAAAATTGATTTATTAAGAATGGGTAAATCAGGTAAACCTGAGCATTATGTTCCCAAAAAAAATACTCGTTTGGGCAGTGATGTTTGGTTAGACATTGGCGCATCGGGATCGCATGATCTTAAAAAGCAAATTGATAATTGCCATTTTGATATGCCAAAACCTGTCGCTTTAATTAAAAGAATGATTGAACTTGTTACGAAATACAATTCTAATGACATTGTGCTCGATTTTTTTGCTGGATCGGGGACGACCGCCCAGGCGGTATGTGAATTAAACTCATATGATTCAGGTAATAGAAGTTTTATTTTAATGCAAACTCCAGATAAAATTAAATTTAAAAATAACGAATATTCGACAATTTCAAATTTGGCATACCAACGCATTAAAAATTTTTTAAAAAATCAAAAGATGGATATAGAAGTAAAGTATTTAATTCAATCCATTCCAAATGAAATAAATTCCTCTTCTACAGGTGGTGGTGGCGCTTTTTTAGTTTCTCCAAAACCTTCCATTATAAAATCCATCTGA
- a CDS encoding response regulator — protein sequence MTQSIFNNIIVVDDDPDVLKQMDKILQKIGKKKYKCFPGADEALKEMESNPEPYDVVFVDVRMPVFSGIALVQYIKMHKEKRIRDCFCVPLVGSIGKEDKAIISEFHFFETITKPVAEKDFIKRLEELEEQQKNPESDRNFQVDFKNSLIEKNFKHAEEILLPRLKKEPNSLRFLTLYAELLLRANDTTKAEDFLNKILKIDVNHIPALNLISKVYIKTNRFEEAMKALEKAKLLSPHNVERLLVMGEMNLGSGEADKAEENFKSVLKLNPTDDRATYGLGRALATQGKTEESKKLFATLQKGTELASFFNNKGVLLVKAGKYTEGVSLYKNAIKVLDLPEKEYLLLYNIALAYSKLGDRVNAISYAKKSVEKSPKNYIKSKALLDKIEKEAQEAKTKQTPPTPPPQPTPEAAKASKFLLTGTQMDFIMEGFGETKKAPPPPVEEEFISFGMD from the coding sequence ATGACACAATCTATATTCAATAACATAATTGTTGTTGACGATGATCCCGACGTCCTTAAACAAATGGATAAAATACTACAAAAAATAGGCAAAAAAAAATATAAATGCTTCCCTGGAGCTGATGAAGCATTAAAAGAAATGGAAAGTAACCCTGAACCCTATGATGTGGTCTTTGTTGATGTCAGAATGCCTGTTTTTTCAGGAATTGCCTTAGTTCAATATATTAAAATGCATAAAGAAAAAAGGATTCGAGATTGTTTTTGTGTTCCTTTAGTTGGAAGTATTGGAAAAGAAGATAAAGCTATTATTTCTGAGTTTCATTTTTTTGAAACGATAACGAAACCCGTTGCCGAAAAAGATTTTATAAAGCGCTTAGAAGAACTTGAAGAACAACAAAAAAATCCAGAAAGTGATAGAAATTTTCAAGTTGACTTTAAAAACTCATTAATTGAAAAAAACTTTAAACATGCCGAAGAAATTTTACTCCCAAGATTAAAAAAAGAACCCAATTCACTTCGCTTTTTAACTTTATATGCCGAATTGTTACTTAGAGCCAATGACACAACCAAGGCTGAAGATTTTTTAAATAAAATATTAAAAATAGACGTCAATCATATTCCCGCTCTAAATCTTATTTCAAAAGTTTATATAAAAACAAATCGCTTTGAAGAAGCTATGAAGGCATTAGAAAAAGCAAAGTTATTGAGTCCTCATAATGTGGAACGCCTCCTTGTCATGGGCGAAATGAATTTAGGTAGCGGAGAAGCAGATAAAGCGGAAGAGAATTTTAAAAGTGTTTTAAAATTAAATCCTACAGATGATCGTGCGACATATGGTCTTGGAAGAGCCTTGGCGACACAAGGAAAAACGGAAGAAAGTAAAAAATTATTTGCAACTTTGCAGAAAGGAACTGAACTGGCTAGTTTCTTTAATAATAAAGGGGTTTTGCTTGTTAAAGCAGGAAAATACACTGAAGGGGTCAGTTTATACAAGAATGCTATAAAAGTTTTAGATCTTCCTGAAAAAGAATATCTGTTACTTTATAATATTGCTTTAGCTTATTCAAAATTAGGAGATAGAGTAAATGCGATCTCCTATGCAAAAAAATCTGTAGAAAAATCCCCCAAAAATTATATAAAATCAAAAGCTCTATTAGATAAAATTGAAAAAGAAGCACAAGAGGCAAAAACAAAACAAACTCCTCCGACGCCACCACCACAGCCCACTCCTGAAGCAGCAAAAGCTTCTAAATTTTTGCTCACAGGAACTCAGATGGATTTTATAATGGAAGGTTTTGGAGAAACTAAAAAAGCGCCACCACCACCTGTAGAAGAGGAATTTATTTCATTTGGAATGGATTGA
- a CDS encoding chemotaxis protein CheX translates to MSSQNSLEKKLDRYYDDIIDKIMELIETQKNVLGEQKELRKDVAKLKEHLLEAKTAIEQVEAKISNLNRGSPSGVYPGSSVRTSYSSSHTPAIPHIQPNTTTVTSVPAAGQVPAAATTTSAAAPKSLKDYLAQEVAIFDVKVLNAFIKSTKEIVKTNTKNDPTFLKPMIEAGINLPIVIAGRMNLSRDKGKGSMAFCMEKESGAAITRAVFMLPEDAKVTESDIKDVTSEICNQICGKSKLALKNDGYSFEIGLPEIHQGKPKELFAVLGRPKVALFFEYMKKPFYVLFWG, encoded by the coding sequence ATGTCTTCTCAAAACTCATTAGAAAAGAAGTTAGATAGATATTATGATGATATTATTGATAAAATCATGGAGCTTATCGAAACTCAAAAAAATGTATTGGGTGAACAAAAAGAACTGAGAAAAGATGTTGCTAAATTAAAGGAACATTTGCTTGAAGCCAAAACCGCCATTGAACAAGTTGAAGCTAAGATATCAAATTTGAATCGAGGTTCCCCCAGCGGAGTCTATCCCGGCAGCTCGGTGCGGACTTCCTATTCCTCAAGCCATACGCCTGCAATTCCTCATATTCAACCCAACACAACCACTGTAACTTCTGTGCCTGCTGCAGGTCAGGTTCCAGCAGCAGCAACGACAACGTCTGCAGCAGCACCCAAGAGTTTAAAGGATTACCTCGCTCAAGAAGTTGCTATTTTTGATGTTAAAGTTTTAAATGCATTTATAAAATCTACAAAAGAAATAGTGAAAACAAATACTAAAAATGACCCCACATTTTTAAAACCAATGATAGAAGCGGGAATAAATTTGCCCATTGTGATTGCTGGAAGAATGAATCTTTCTCGTGATAAAGGTAAAGGATCAATGGCTTTTTGTATGGAAAAGGAATCGGGAGCCGCCATAACTCGTGCTGTCTTTATGTTACCAGAGGATGCTAAGGTAACGGAGAGCGATATCAAAGATGTCACCAGCGAGATTTGCAATCAAATTTGTGGGAAGTCGAAATTAGCTCTTAAAAATGATGGATACAGTTTCGAAATTGGTTTGCCTGAAATTCATCAAGGTAAACCTAAAGAATTATTTGCTGTTTTAGGTAGGCCTAAAGTCGCTCTTTTTTTTGAATATATGAAAAAACCATTTTATGTTTTATTTTGGGGTTGA